A portion of the Streptomyces sp. YPW6 genome contains these proteins:
- a CDS encoding PIG-L family deacetylase — MPVPSVLAVHAHPDDEALFCGGVLARHAAAGARTAVVTATWAPGTHRAAELARALDALGAGTPRLLGYADARVPESAPGRPRFLDAPLDESVAALVGHIRDVRPEIVITTDAYGGMTGHPDHVHAHRITALAVRASGLPGFAPGTGAPWQPSALYLATHPRSAAVTVGSRMARPGTPAASLYCSEDAWITTTVDVRPWLPQKLAAILAHRSEVERGAAPGRIAALTPAVRREVLGTEWYIRENLARRGGSATELSA, encoded by the coding sequence ATGCCCGTGCCGAGCGTTCTCGCCGTCCACGCCCATCCGGACGACGAAGCCCTGTTCTGCGGGGGCGTCCTCGCCCGGCACGCGGCGGCCGGGGCCCGTACGGCGGTGGTCACGGCGACCTGGGCACCGGGCACGCACCGGGCCGCAGAGCTCGCCCGGGCCCTGGACGCCCTGGGCGCGGGCACCCCGCGGCTGCTCGGGTACGCGGACGCCCGCGTACCGGAGTCGGCGCCGGGCAGGCCCCGGTTCCTGGACGCGCCGCTGGACGAATCCGTGGCGGCCCTGGTCGGGCACATCCGTGACGTACGCCCGGAGATCGTGATCACGACGGACGCCTACGGGGGCATGACGGGACATCCCGACCACGTCCACGCCCACCGGATCACCGCGCTGGCGGTGCGGGCCTCCGGTCTCCCCGGGTTCGCGCCGGGCACGGGCGCCCCCTGGCAGCCGAGCGCCCTGTACCTCGCCACGCACCCCCGCTCGGCGGCCGTCACGGTGGGCAGCCGGATGGCCCGGCCGGGCACCCCGGCCGCGTCGCTGTACTGCTCGGAGGACGCCTGGATCACCACGACGGTCGACGTACGCCCCTGGCTTCCGCAGAAGCTGGCCGCGATCCTCGCGCACCGCAGCGAGGTGGAACGGGGAGCGGCGCCCGGCCGGATCGCCGCTCTGACTCCGGCCGTCCGCCGCGAGGTACTGGGCACCGAGTGGTACATCCGCGAGAACCTGGCGCGCCGGGGCGGATCGGCCACGGAACTCAGCGCGTGA
- a CDS encoding transposase family protein, whose amino-acid sequence MGGRVVTGLQAAKSRKPSAAARPVPGNFLDARAWRDSALAQHWEGVTVPAVGAYIHSGLLVPYRERLGRALLSGEEEGNAEHRRVRVRGECVFAHMKRYKILRGCRQRDIGLEPGRRSGRPSLTSGAPAKTRSTRPSGSSTWTRPSLRRESAIGANPSPVPARPHPSRHLPKQRGDVEHHWAVPLGLDEQDAVQYPAGRSLLQALAVAW is encoded by the coding sequence ATGGGCGGTCGGGTCGTCACGGGGCTCCAGGCGGCGAAGTCCCGTAAGCCATCGGCCGCGGCCCGGCCCGTTCCCGGCAACTTCTTGGACGCGAGGGCATGGCGGGACTCCGCCCTGGCCCAGCACTGGGAAGGCGTGACCGTGCCGGCCGTCGGCGCGTACATCCATTCCGGCCTCCTCGTCCCGTACCGCGAACGCCTCGGACGAGCCCTGCTCTCCGGCGAGGAAGAAGGCAACGCCGAACACCGACGGGTGCGGGTCCGCGGCGAGTGCGTCTTCGCCCATATGAAGCGCTACAAGATCCTCCGAGGCTGCCGGCAGCGCGACATCGGCCTCGAACCGGGGCGCCGGAGCGGCCGGCCCAGCCTTACTTCCGGCGCGCCGGCCAAGACGAGGTCAACCCGGCCGAGTGGATCGAGCACCTGGACAAGGCCCTCATTGCGGCGGGAGTCCGCCATCGGGGCGAACCCTTCGCCAGTGCCGGCACGGCCACACCCAAGCCGACACCTCCCCAAACAGCGAGGAGACGTCGAGCATCACTGGGCGGTGCCGCTGGGCCTTGACGAGCAAGATGCCGTCCAGTACCCAGCAGGACGAAGCCTTCTTCAGGCACTCGCTGTTGCCTGGTAG
- the panD gene encoding aspartate 1-decarboxylase produces MFRTMFKSKIHRATVTQADLHYVGSVTIDAALMEAADLLPGELVHIVDIDNGARLETYVIEGERGSGVIGINGAAAHLVHPGDLVILISYAQVDDAEARALVPRVVHVDADNRIVALGTDASEPVPGSRTERSPQAVVAGG; encoded by the coding sequence ATGTTCCGGACAATGTTCAAGTCCAAGATCCACCGGGCCACCGTCACCCAGGCTGACCTGCACTACGTCGGGTCCGTGACGATCGACGCCGCTCTGATGGAGGCCGCCGACCTGCTGCCCGGCGAGCTGGTCCATATCGTTGACATCGACAACGGCGCCCGCCTGGAGACGTACGTCATCGAGGGCGAGCGCGGCTCCGGGGTCATCGGGATCAACGGCGCGGCCGCACACCTCGTGCACCCCGGTGACCTGGTCATCCTGATCAGCTACGCGCAGGTCGACGACGCCGAGGCCCGTGCCCTGGTGCCGCGGGTCGTGCACGTGGACGCGGACAACCGGATCGTGGCGCTCGGCACCGACGCCTCGGAGCCGGTTCCCGGGAGCCGTACGGAGCGGAGCCCGCAGGCCGTCGTCGCGGGCGGCTGA
- a CDS encoding GNAT family N-acetyltransferase translates to MAENTAVDIRDDREHGNLVAYEGGEAAGTIAYFVMDPASGALVAVHTVVRPEHEGKGIAGALVREFYAIAAREGVPVVPLCPYAAKWAKRHPDEAPEASADLVQEAQRQLRNHPEMF, encoded by the coding sequence ATGGCGGAGAACACAGCTGTGGACATCAGGGACGACCGGGAGCACGGCAACCTCGTGGCGTACGAGGGCGGTGAGGCGGCCGGGACCATCGCGTACTTCGTCATGGACCCGGCGTCCGGTGCGCTCGTGGCCGTCCACACCGTCGTCCGGCCCGAGCACGAGGGCAAGGGCATCGCGGGCGCGCTCGTCAGGGAGTTCTACGCGATCGCCGCCCGTGAGGGCGTTCCCGTCGTTCCGCTGTGCCCGTACGCCGCGAAGTGGGCGAAACGCCACCCCGACGAGGCGCCCGAGGCGTCGGCCGATCTCGTCCAGGAGGCGCAGCGGCAGCTCAGGAACCACCCCGAGATGTTCTGA
- a CDS encoding choline/carnitine O-acyltransferase, whose amino-acid sequence MNTTFAREADLPRVPLPTLEASCEKFLAWCAPLLTPDERAATEAEVAVFLRPGGPGRVLHAALEEYDATEGVHSWLDTFWPYRYLGRRDRIALNANFFFLFRDTGRPQVERAAGLIAGALDYKRQLDDGLIAPAVQRGAHQSMVQNKFLFSTTRIPGAQQDTVRAPYTDAWPGPSDAPHIVVFFRGRMFRLDVIGPDGVPHALDELEAGLRAVMKAGDERAGEDTSVGHLTTMARAEWAAARASLVAVHPGNAAALDTVETALFCVCLEDFAPESTQDACDQLLYGDRGNRWFDKAVSFVVFADGRAGINVEHCELDGTTILSFTDALLTSPAEEFSRRSGARSQGQPVLEPVVFALDDALRTQVRAAAAAFAAYGRNTATSTVSFEDFGSSAAKALGVSPDAFVQVAYQLAHQRAKGRLGATYESIATRQYQHGRTEAMRVVTPEMLAFVAAMDDPSTDTNLRHVAFRAAADAHVARAKESQAGQVPEQHLWELELIQRRRGAELGVHEQPSLYRTPGWLTMRDDYLSTSSAPSANIQFFGFGSTSSRCIGVAYVLLPERFNIYLSTPLPVADQMHAFAGHLREAVAELRELLTSVRSEG is encoded by the coding sequence GTGAACACGACCTTCGCCCGGGAGGCCGACCTGCCGCGGGTGCCGCTGCCCACCTTGGAAGCCAGCTGCGAGAAATTCCTCGCCTGGTGCGCGCCGCTGCTGACGCCGGACGAGCGGGCGGCGACCGAGGCGGAGGTGGCCGTCTTCCTCCGACCCGGTGGCCCCGGCCGGGTTCTGCATGCTGCGCTGGAGGAGTACGACGCCACGGAGGGTGTGCACAGCTGGCTCGACACCTTCTGGCCCTACCGTTACCTGGGCCGCCGGGACCGGATCGCTCTGAACGCCAACTTCTTCTTCTTGTTCAGGGACACGGGCCGCCCCCAGGTGGAGCGAGCGGCCGGGCTCATCGCGGGGGCCCTCGACTACAAGCGGCAGCTCGACGACGGGCTCATCGCGCCGGCGGTGCAGCGCGGAGCACACCAGTCGATGGTGCAGAACAAGTTCCTGTTCTCCACCACCAGAATCCCCGGCGCACAGCAGGACACCGTCCGCGCCCCGTACACCGACGCCTGGCCTGGTCCGTCCGACGCCCCTCACATCGTGGTGTTCTTCCGTGGCCGGATGTTCCGGCTCGATGTCATCGGTCCCGACGGCGTCCCGCACGCCCTGGACGAACTTGAGGCGGGGCTGCGCGCGGTGATGAAGGCGGGCGACGAGCGAGCCGGCGAGGACACGTCGGTGGGTCATCTGACCACCATGGCCCGTGCCGAATGGGCCGCCGCCCGGGCCTCTCTCGTCGCAGTCCACCCAGGTAACGCCGCCGCGCTCGACACCGTCGAGACCGCACTGTTCTGCGTCTGTCTGGAAGACTTCGCACCGGAGAGCACTCAGGACGCCTGCGACCAATTGCTGTACGGCGACCGCGGCAACCGGTGGTTCGACAAGGCCGTGTCGTTCGTCGTCTTCGCCGACGGGCGCGCCGGCATCAACGTCGAGCACTGCGAGCTGGACGGCACCACCATCCTCAGCTTCACCGATGCCCTGCTCACGAGCCCCGCCGAGGAGTTCTCACGCCGGTCCGGGGCCCGCTCTCAGGGACAGCCCGTACTGGAGCCGGTCGTGTTCGCGCTCGATGACGCGCTGCGCACGCAGGTGCGCGCCGCCGCCGCCGCATTCGCCGCGTACGGGCGGAACACCGCGACCAGCACGGTGTCCTTCGAGGACTTCGGCAGCAGTGCGGCCAAGGCGCTGGGGGTTTCGCCGGACGCGTTCGTCCAGGTCGCCTATCAGCTGGCCCACCAGCGGGCGAAGGGCCGGCTCGGTGCGACGTACGAATCGATCGCGACGCGGCAGTACCAGCACGGGCGGACGGAGGCGATGCGCGTCGTCACTCCCGAGATGCTCGCGTTCGTCGCCGCGATGGACGACCCGTCGACGGACACCAACCTCCGGCACGTCGCTTTCCGTGCCGCCGCCGACGCCCATGTGGCGCGTGCGAAGGAGAGCCAGGCCGGCCAGGTGCCCGAGCAGCACCTGTGGGAGCTGGAGCTGATCCAGCGCCGCCGGGGGGCGGAGCTCGGAGTGCACGAGCAGCCCTCCCTGTACCGAACGCCGGGCTGGCTGACGATGCGGGACGACTACCTGAGCACCAGCTCCGCGCCGTCGGCCAACATCCAGTTCTTCGGCTTCGGCTCCACGAGCAGCCGGTGCATCGGCGTCGCGTACGTGCTGTTGCCCGAGCGATTCAACATCTATTTGAGCACCCCGCTGCCGGTCGCAGACCAGATGCACGCCTTCGCCGGCCACCTCCGCGAGGCGGTTGCCGAACTGCGCGAACTGCTGACGTCCGTGCGGTCCGAGGGCTGA